Proteins from a genomic interval of Methanoplanus endosymbiosus:
- the cyaB gene encoding class IV adenylate cyclase, producing the protein MLYEVESKNRVESIDGIKQILEMNNAGYLGVSMQDDMYYNSLIRDYAKTDEALRIRNTGESAELTYKGPKVKTAGVKAREEYNVTISSAVDMEKILTRTGFFISRGVQKRREEYSFMGATIALDIVEGLGHFVEIEIISEDKDSAALEINKIKEFLGIDSDNISTSYLEMIINKEGNF; encoded by the coding sequence ATGTTGTATGAGGTAGAGTCGAAAAACCGTGTGGAATCCATAGATGGCATTAAACAAATTCTTGAGATGAACAATGCAGGATATCTCGGTGTCAGCATGCAGGATGATATGTATTACAATTCCCTGATAAGGGACTATGCTAAGACTGATGAAGCTCTCAGGATTAGAAATACAGGTGAATCTGCGGAACTGACATACAAAGGGCCGAAGGTTAAAACTGCGGGTGTGAAAGCAAGGGAGGAGTATAATGTCACCATCTCGTCTGCCGTGGATATGGAGAAGATACTCACGAGAACCGGATTTTTCATATCAAGGGGTGTTCAGAAGAGAAGGGAGGAGTACTCATTCATGGGCGCGACTATTGCACTTGATATCGTTGAAGGGCTTGGACACTTTGTCGAGATAGAAATAATTTCGGAGGATAAGGACTCCGCTGCTTTGGAGATAAATAAAATCAAAGAATTTCTTGGAATTGACAGTGATAACATATCCACGTCATACCTTGAGATGATTATAAATAAAGAGGGTAATTTCTGA
- the rqcH gene encoding ribosome rescue protein RqcH encodes MAVKKGMSGLDLKAVISELNDLMPLWIGKIYQYNQNAFGFRLNGEERQKYNFIAESGIRVHLTETLPKSPENPSGYSMYLRKYLSGGRILEINQPGIQRVLDLTIGKSESSYHLIFEFFDEGNAILCDSEYTILNALKRHRFKDRDIIAGEKYAVTGKDITDFDVESAGAVLAESDRDIVRTLASSFMLGGKYAEEICRISGIPKESPAPEADPAQILAAFDTLSENLDLRRTPAITKSGCWPLIFEGEIPDDKFETYNQALDSYFGLLKISEAEGKKKLSKAEIIRKRQQEAIVKFEEKVAIASDKVEIIYANYQTIADIVRTLSDASEKMSWQEIEKILKNADNTMAKMIKRVYPSESAVDILLDGKTIKLYAAESVEGNAGRYYSEIKKFKKKKAGALVAMEKFKPRERPEKKRTDIKFLKPKWFHKFRWFYTSDDVLVIGGRDAGTNEDIVKKYLEGKDTFFHADIHGGSAVAVKGETGCMDEAAVFAVSYSNAWKSGFYSADVYAVPRDQVSKTAESGESLKRGAFVIRGERKYYRNVSPGISIGLQTSPEYGIIGGPSSAIEKRKGYFVRILPGTYEPNDIARKILKVLKEKIPESEQKNLKKVLNTENIAAFVPPGGSDIAE; translated from the coding sequence ATGGCTGTTAAAAAAGGAATGAGCGGACTTGATCTCAAGGCTGTAATAAGCGAGCTGAATGATCTGATGCCGCTCTGGATTGGAAAGATATACCAATACAACCAGAATGCATTCGGATTCAGGCTTAACGGCGAGGAGAGGCAGAAATATAATTTCATTGCTGAGTCCGGAATCAGGGTTCATCTGACTGAAACACTTCCGAAATCACCGGAGAATCCTTCGGGGTATTCGATGTATCTCAGAAAATATCTCTCCGGCGGAAGAATACTTGAGATAAATCAGCCGGGAATCCAGAGGGTGCTTGATCTTACTATAGGTAAGAGTGAGAGCAGTTATCATCTCATCTTTGAATTTTTTGATGAGGGCAATGCAATACTCTGTGATTCTGAATATACGATTTTAAATGCGCTGAAGAGGCATAGGTTTAAGGATCGGGATATAATTGCGGGGGAGAAGTATGCTGTTACCGGAAAGGACATAACTGACTTTGACGTGGAATCTGCCGGAGCCGTTCTCGCTGAATCGGATAGGGATATTGTAAGAACGCTTGCTTCTTCATTCATGCTTGGGGGAAAGTATGCAGAGGAGATCTGCCGGATCTCCGGCATTCCCAAAGAAAGTCCTGCACCTGAGGCTGACCCTGCACAAATACTTGCGGCGTTTGACACTTTATCTGAAAATCTTGATTTAAGAAGAACTCCTGCCATCACAAAGAGTGGTTGCTGGCCGTTAATCTTTGAGGGCGAGATTCCGGACGATAAATTTGAGACCTACAACCAGGCACTGGACTCATATTTCGGCCTTTTGAAGATCTCTGAGGCTGAAGGGAAGAAAAAGCTTTCCAAGGCTGAAATTATCAGAAAAAGGCAGCAGGAAGCCATAGTTAAATTTGAGGAGAAAGTTGCCATTGCCAGTGATAAAGTTGAGATAATCTATGCAAATTACCAGACAATTGCAGATATAGTCAGGACCCTCTCAGATGCTTCAGAGAAGATGTCGTGGCAGGAGATTGAGAAGATACTGAAAAACGCCGATAATACAATGGCTAAGATGATAAAGCGGGTTTATCCTTCAGAGTCGGCTGTTGATATCCTCCTTGACGGAAAAACGATAAAACTCTATGCTGCTGAGAGTGTTGAGGGAAATGCCGGCAGGTACTACTCCGAGATTAAGAAGTTTAAGAAGAAGAAGGCCGGGGCACTCGTTGCTATGGAGAAATTTAAGCCACGGGAGAGGCCGGAGAAGAAGAGGACCGATATTAAATTCTTAAAGCCGAAGTGGTTTCATAAATTCAGGTGGTTTTACACATCTGACGATGTCCTTGTCATCGGCGGGCGTGATGCCGGTACAAATGAGGATATTGTGAAGAAATATCTTGAGGGTAAGGATACCTTCTTCCATGCTGACATCCACGGCGGAAGTGCAGTGGCCGTAAAGGGTGAGACTGGTTGTATGGATGAGGCGGCAGTATTTGCAGTCTCCTATTCCAATGCCTGGAAGTCCGGTTTTTACAGCGCTGATGTATATGCAGTGCCAAGGGATCAGGTGAGCAAGACTGCCGAGTCAGGTGAGTCATTAAAACGCGGTGCTTTTGTCATCAGAGGTGAGAGGAAATACTACAGAAATGTCTCACCCGGAATTTCAATCGGGCTTCAGACATCGCCGGAGTATGGTATTATTGGCGGGCCGTCTTCTGCCATTGAGAAGAGGAAAGGATATTTTGTGCGTATTCTCCCCGGCACGTACGAGCCGAATGATATCGCAAGGAAGATCCTTAAGGTCTTAAAGGAGAAGATTCCGGAGAGTGAACAGAAGAACCTGAAGAAGGTCTTAAACACCGAGAATATTGCGGCATTTGTCCCGCCCGGCGGGTCGGATATAGCGGAGTGA
- a CDS encoding DUF5804 family protein, with translation MNLLLIQKEGIDLYQTLLASETSRDILRFYRPERVDCGVIIPNSTLGGSLSLLAEIRWYIRRYVVSVLFEVSPDIYCSEIFAGELYGRNLKLSDASENAGLIGIKDGFIYRKMRMETNSKKEDYPDFCGGCDRVLEVRYSRSED, from the coding sequence ATGAATCTTCTGCTCATTCAGAAGGAGGGTATAGATCTTTATCAGACCCTTCTTGCATCAGAGACGAGCAGGGACATTCTCAGATTTTACCGGCCGGAACGGGTGGATTGCGGTGTTATTATCCCAAACTCCACTCTTGGCGGCTCTTTATCCTTATTAGCTGAGATCAGGTGGTATATCCGGCGCTATGTCGTCTCTGTTCTCTTTGAAGTATCTCCTGATATATACTGCTCTGAAATTTTTGCAGGGGAGTTATATGGCAGAAATTTAAAGCTCAGTGATGCCAGTGAAAATGCAGGGCTTATAGGGATTAAGGACGGTTTTATCTATAGGAAAATGAGGATGGAAACTAATTCCAAAAAAGAGGACTACCCTGATTTCTGTGGGGGCTGTGACCGCGTTCTTGAGGTCAGATACAGCAGATCAGAGGATTAG
- a CDS encoding mRNA surveillance protein pelota, with amino-acid sequence MKSEFCGLKRNFGEIKLFPETLDDLWHLKHLIAPGDLVFATTFRSIDSATDKARPEKTEKKPVRLGIRIEKVEFHQNSGRLRAGGLIEHGPDTGFHHSLNLESGHEISVIKNWTSYDLERIDRAVKASSLGLIHILTVEEGEAELFRLRQFGPEQVTAILGGSGKREGLDSRKEFFLEVYGFLSAITGPVVVAGPGFVKDDFISFLKSKDAELAERCITAETRRIGRGAVQEVIGLGITGRINEDIQLAREVKAVDELLKRISTGGAVAYGVSEVRQAIDYGAVDEVLVCDSLLRDNNISALLETAENMRAGIVVLSTEFEPGSRLEALGGIAALLRFKI; translated from the coding sequence TTGAAGTCTGAATTCTGCGGCCTTAAGAGAAATTTCGGGGAGATTAAACTCTTTCCGGAGACCCTTGACGACTTATGGCACTTAAAGCACCTGATAGCTCCGGGCGATCTCGTCTTTGCAACAACCTTCAGAAGTATTGACTCCGCCACTGACAAGGCACGGCCTGAGAAGACGGAGAAGAAGCCTGTGCGCCTTGGCATACGCATTGAGAAGGTTGAGTTCCATCAGAATTCCGGGCGGCTCAGAGCGGGCGGTTTGATTGAGCACGGCCCTGATACAGGCTTTCACCATTCCTTAAATCTGGAATCCGGGCATGAAATTTCGGTGATAAAAAACTGGACTTCCTATGATCTCGAAAGAATTGACAGGGCGGTTAAGGCATCCTCACTTGGTCTTATTCATATTCTGACAGTCGAGGAGGGTGAGGCAGAACTCTTCAGGCTGAGGCAGTTTGGCCCTGAGCAGGTTACTGCAATTCTTGGCGGGTCAGGCAAGCGTGAGGGTCTTGACAGCCGGAAGGAATTTTTCCTTGAGGTGTACGGTTTTCTGTCAGCAATTACCGGGCCGGTTGTTGTTGCAGGGCCCGGTTTTGTCAAGGATGATTTCATCTCCTTTCTGAAGTCAAAGGATGCTGAGCTTGCTGAGAGGTGCATCACTGCCGAGACGAGGCGTATAGGCAGGGGTGCCGTGCAGGAGGTTATCGGGCTTGGCATCACAGGCCGGATAAATGAGGACATTCAGCTTGCAAGGGAGGTTAAGGCCGTTGATGAGCTGTTAAAGAGGATTTCTACCGGAGGGGCCGTTGCGTACGGAGTATCTGAGGTCAGACAGGCTATTGACTACGGCGCTGTGGATGAGGTGCTTGTCTGCGACAGCCTGCTTCGGGACAATAACATATCGGCACTTCTTGAAACTGCTGAAAATATGAGGGCGGGTATAGTTGTTCTCTCGACTGAGTTTGAACCCGGAAGCCGTCTTGAAGCGCTTGGCGGCATTGCGGCTCTTCTAAGATTTAAAATATGA
- a CDS encoding DUF126 domain-containing protein encodes MSFTIQCRGISKGKAKGEIIVSKDPISFLSGVDPETGVVMEKGHAIEGRSIAGKVLIFPYGKGSTVGSYIVYALKKNGKAPAAIINNEAETIIATGAIIADIPMVDRPSQDISVLKDGMTAEVDGDKGIIFIEE; translated from the coding sequence ATGTCTTTTACAATCCAGTGCAGGGGTATTTCCAAAGGGAAAGCTAAAGGCGAGATTATTGTAAGTAAAGACCCGATTTCATTCCTGTCAGGGGTTGATCCGGAGACAGGAGTGGTTATGGAGAAAGGGCATGCAATTGAAGGCAGGTCCATAGCCGGAAAAGTGCTCATCTTCCCTTACGGAAAAGGCTCCACAGTCGGATCATATATAGTATATGCCCTGAAAAAAAATGGCAAAGCACCGGCTGCAATCATAAACAACGAAGCAGAGACGATAATTGCCACAGGTGCAATAATAGCCGACATCCCGATGGTGGACAGACCCTCACAGGATATCAGTGTACTAAAGGATGGCATGACAGCAGAAGTTGACGGCGATAAAGGCATAATTTTTATCGAAGAGTAA
- a CDS encoding FKBP-type peptidyl-prolyl cis-trans isomerase: protein MTIKEGDFIRLSYTGKSDGIIFDTTYEEVAKEDKTFSEEKIYEPMVVRVGGNHLIPGLDEDLIGKETGTEYTIEISPDKAYGERNQELVRSAFTKDFKEKPTVGMRVRAEERQGVVVNVVGKRVVIDFNHMLAGKTITYNYTIESVIEEPKDQAAALFKLFCGKDMEMDLADGILTVILPPGTTYDKNYMYGKGSAIYQIFEYVEGVEEVILKESFKKPEIYNEETAEVTEATEVAAETEVSEVKEETAEASEE, encoded by the coding sequence ATGACAATCAAAGAAGGAGATTTCATCAGACTCAGTTATACCGGCAAAAGCGACGGTATTATCTTTGACACAACCTATGAAGAGGTTGCAAAAGAAGACAAAACATTTTCAGAAGAGAAGATTTATGAGCCAATGGTTGTTCGTGTAGGCGGAAACCACCTCATCCCAGGTCTTGACGAAGATCTAATCGGCAAAGAGACAGGAACAGAGTACACAATAGAAATCTCACCTGACAAAGCATACGGAGAGAGAAACCAGGAACTCGTCCGCTCAGCATTCACAAAGGACTTTAAGGAAAAACCAACAGTCGGAATGCGTGTACGGGCAGAAGAGAGACAGGGAGTTGTTGTAAACGTAGTCGGAAAGCGCGTAGTGATTGACTTCAACCACATGCTCGCCGGAAAAACGATCACTTACAATTACACAATCGAGAGTGTAATCGAAGAGCCAAAGGATCAGGCAGCAGCACTCTTCAAACTCTTCTGCGGAAAAGATATGGAGATGGACCTTGCAGACGGAATTCTTACAGTAATACTCCCGCCCGGAACCACATATGACAAGAATTACATGTACGGCAAGGGATCAGCAATATACCAGATCTTTGAGTACGTTGAAGGAGTAGAGGAAGTCATTCTCAAAGAGTCCTTCAAGAAACCAGAAATATACAATGAAGAAACTGCTGAAGTAACTGAGGCAACAGAGGTTGCAGCTGAAACAGAAGTTTCTGAAGTTAAAGAAGAGACAGCTGAAGCATCCGAAGAATAA
- a CDS encoding proteasome-activating nucleotidase, with protein MDESVCNNSGDNFSKPGLQELNEQLQDLRVKLDILNREINNLQKENTLLKRENEQLKRPPLFVATVIDILDSGEVYLRQQGNNQEYITQAIDSLNGQIKAGMKVAVNNALSIVRIVGNTFDTRVRVMELEESPNVSFDMIGGLRNEIEEVREAVEYPLTRPEVFEKIGVEPPKGILLFGPPGTGKTMIAKAVANRANATFIRMSGSELVHKFIGEGAQMVRDLFLLARERSPSIVFIDEIDSIGSMRTQDGTSGSAEVQRTLMQLLAEMDGFDNRGNVRIMAATNRVDMLDPALLRPGRFDRILEVSLPDETARYDILKIHSSRMNVNDVSLDKLVDLTENMTGAELQSICREAGMNAVRNNAEYVTFDDFIYSIDKVTKKTGSTDIMYM; from the coding sequence ATGGATGAATCAGTCTGCAACAATTCCGGAGATAATTTTTCAAAACCGGGACTACAGGAACTAAATGAACAGTTGCAGGATTTAAGGGTTAAGCTTGATATCCTCAACAGGGAGATTAACAATCTCCAAAAGGAAAATACACTGCTGAAAAGGGAGAATGAGCAGTTAAAGCGCCCTCCCCTCTTTGTGGCAACTGTTATAGACATTCTTGACAGTGGTGAGGTTTATCTGCGCCAGCAGGGCAATAATCAGGAATATATTACGCAGGCCATTGATAGTCTAAATGGGCAGATAAAAGCCGGAATGAAGGTTGCTGTCAATAATGCGCTCTCTATTGTCAGGATTGTCGGCAATACCTTTGACACCCGCGTGCGTGTAATGGAGCTTGAAGAATCCCCGAATGTCAGTTTTGATATGATCGGGGGACTCAGGAATGAGATTGAGGAAGTCAGGGAGGCGGTGGAATACCCACTGACGCGCCCTGAAGTCTTTGAGAAGATAGGTGTTGAACCTCCGAAGGGAATTTTACTGTTCGGGCCTCCCGGAACAGGTAAGACAATGATTGCAAAGGCTGTGGCAAACCGTGCCAATGCCACCTTTATACGGATGTCCGGCAGTGAACTTGTCCATAAATTCATAGGTGAGGGTGCCCAGATGGTCAGGGATCTCTTCTTACTTGCAAGGGAGAGGTCGCCATCCATTGTATTCATAGATGAAATTGACTCCATCGGAAGCATGAGAACCCAGGACGGGACTTCAGGAAGTGCTGAGGTGCAGAGGACACTTATGCAGCTTTTAGCCGAGATGGACGGGTTTGACAACCGTGGCAATGTCAGGATAATGGCAGCCACCAACAGAGTGGATATGCTTGACCCGGCACTCCTCCGCCCCGGACGTTTTGACAGGATTCTTGAGGTGTCACTTCCGGATGAGACCGCCAGATATGACATCTTAAAGATCCACTCATCCAGAATGAATGTAAATGATGTATCACTTGACAAACTGGTTGACCTGACTGAGAATATGACCGGGGCTGAACTCCAGTCCATATGCCGTGAGGCAGGTATGAATGCTGTCAGGAACAATGCCGAATATGTAACATTTGATGACTTCATCTATTCCATTGACAAGGTCACTAAGAAGACCGGTTCAACGGATATAATGTATATGTGA
- a CDS encoding TIGR04084 family radical SAM/SPASM domain-containing protein has protein sequence MYYHLILTDECNLCCTYCRDKAFIVPDSDYDSFKMSDTPPEIEYSIETLCNFLSKDKNASILFYGGEPLLRINLIEEIMDRAENSSFLIYTNGIFLDRLKDEYLSKISYIFLSIDGDEETTDGYRGRGVYRKISENLKDIRERGFKGEIIARMTVAERTDICKSVLHLQNQDNFRFDSIHWQLDANFWYDYSLRPGFQDWMDNSYNPGISKLTAYWLRKLKEGEFMRWYPFAATTGEILKGNQVNPIRCGAGIYNYAILTDGNIAPCPCMAGLEDYYCGNIYDTDPADILKSEIKGDCTDCDIKDFCGGRCLYSNIIKPWPVEGREIVKSSVRHLKECIESKIPEIKELTEKGIISEGDFDYEKYNGCEIIP, from the coding sequence TTGTATTATCATCTTATTTTAACTGATGAGTGTAACCTCTGCTGCACATACTGCAGGGATAAGGCATTCATTGTTCCGGACAGCGACTATGACAGTTTTAAAATGTCAGATACGCCGCCGGAAATTGAATACAGCATTGAGACACTCTGTAATTTCCTGTCCAAAGACAAAAATGCCAGTATTCTCTTCTACGGAGGAGAGCCTCTTCTCAGGATAAACCTGATTGAAGAGATTATGGACAGGGCAGAAAATTCATCTTTTCTGATTTATACAAACGGAATCTTTCTTGACCGGCTGAAAGATGAGTATTTAAGTAAAATATCATACATCTTCCTATCAATAGACGGCGATGAGGAGACTACAGACGGATACAGAGGCAGGGGAGTGTACAGGAAGATCTCTGAAAATCTGAAGGATATAAGAGAGAGAGGATTTAAAGGAGAGATTATCGCAAGAATGACGGTTGCTGAAAGGACAGACATCTGCAAATCCGTCCTTCACCTTCAGAACCAGGATAACTTCAGGTTTGACTCCATCCACTGGCAGCTTGACGCAAATTTCTGGTATGATTACAGTTTAAGACCGGGATTTCAGGACTGGATGGACAATTCATACAATCCGGGAATATCAAAACTTACCGCTTACTGGCTCAGAAAACTTAAAGAGGGCGAGTTTATGAGGTGGTACCCATTTGCTGCAACAACAGGGGAGATCCTGAAAGGTAATCAGGTAAATCCAATCAGATGCGGAGCCGGCATATACAATTACGCCATTTTAACGGACGGAAATATTGCACCATGTCCCTGTATGGCCGGGCTTGAGGACTATTACTGCGGAAATATCTATGATACAGACCCCGCTGACATTCTTAAATCAGAGATAAAAGGGGACTGTACAGACTGTGACATAAAGGATTTCTGCGGCGGAAGATGCCTCTATTCCAATATAATAAAACCCTGGCCAGTGGAGGGAAGAGAGATTGTAAAAAGTTCGGTAAGACATCTCAAAGAATGTATTGAGAGCAAAATTCCGGAGATAAAAGAGCTGACAGAGAAGGGTATAATATCTGAGGGGGATTTTGACTATGAGAAGTACAACGGCTGTGAGATAATTCCGTGA
- a CDS encoding metallophosphoesterase family protein, producing the protein MKKILVLTDLHGNYGKMEAFLGLDPDFVLISGDLTEMGPVEPAIGMLESIDVPCFVVPGNCDPKDILEQLEDSSAVSMHGNALDIGNITFVGLGGSNPTPFCTPFELQEEEIEELLFTAEKRMRKNVHNILISHAPPFGTLDNVGGNPVGSTALKEHMKNYDLICCGHIHDDHGVKEIDGTVVVNPGPASDGRCAMITLGEDAKDIRVELYSL; encoded by the coding sequence ATGAAGAAAATACTCGTATTGACCGATCTGCACGGCAACTACGGAAAGATGGAGGCATTCCTCGGACTGGACCCGGATTTTGTCCTAATCTCAGGAGATCTGACTGAGATGGGGCCTGTAGAACCGGCCATTGGCATGCTGGAATCAATTGACGTACCCTGTTTTGTAGTTCCCGGAAACTGCGACCCGAAAGACATCCTGGAGCAGCTGGAGGATTCTTCTGCTGTCTCAATGCACGGCAATGCACTTGATATCGGCAATATAACTTTTGTCGGCCTTGGAGGTTCAAACCCGACACCATTCTGCACACCCTTTGAACTTCAGGAAGAGGAAATTGAGGAGCTTCTCTTTACAGCCGAGAAGAGAATGAGAAAGAATGTGCACAATATTCTCATATCCCACGCACCGCCCTTTGGTACACTGGATAATGTAGGCGGAAATCCGGTTGGAAGTACTGCTCTCAAAGAGCATATGAAAAATTATGACCTGATATGCTGCGGGCATATCCATGATGACCATGGCGTTAAGGAGATTGACGGTACCGTCGTTGTAAACCCAGGCCCTGCATCAGACGGCAGATGCGCCATGATTACACTCGGTGAGGATGCAAAAGACATCAGGGTTGAACTCTACAGCCTTTAA
- a CDS encoding proteasome-activating nucleotidase, translating to MADSQTKKSESLNEEDVTRYLLDRISGLEKRNLEIREELRQLESEKRFIETQKIRFEREIRKLKGEVEKLRSPPLIIGTITDIAGDNRYVVQSSAGPKFMVRASGFIDSKDLKQGVRCTLNQQSLTIVDILPESFDNQVYGMEISNIPEETYDDVGGLEYQITEIREAVELPLTKPEIFARIGITPPKGVLLYGPPGTGKTLLAKAVAHHTEAKFLRVVGSELVQKYIGEGARLVRELFELARKSAPSIIFIDEIDAVGAHRTEGITSGDREVQRTLMQLLADLDGFEARGDVKIIGATNRIDILDPALLRPGRFDRIIEIPLPDYEGRLSILKIHTDGMNISNKLSLENISKLTEGMNGSELRAICTEAGMFALRNEKDHVGMDDFIQATDKVGSEIKNHMKSTNDGVMFA from the coding sequence ATGGCAGACAGCCAGACAAAAAAATCTGAATCACTGAATGAGGAGGATGTAACAAGGTACCTTCTTGACAGGATTTCCGGTCTTGAGAAGAGAAACCTTGAAATTCGCGAGGAATTAAGGCAGCTTGAGTCAGAGAAGCGCTTTATTGAGACGCAGAAGATCAGGTTTGAACGCGAGATCCGGAAACTGAAAGGGGAGGTCGAAAAATTAAGAAGCCCGCCGCTGATAATCGGCACAATTACCGACATTGCGGGCGACAACAGATATGTCGTCCAGTCAAGCGCAGGGCCTAAATTCATGGTGCGTGCATCTGGTTTTATAGACAGTAAGGACTTAAAACAGGGTGTACGATGTACACTAAACCAGCAGTCATTAACAATAGTTGATATTCTGCCGGAATCCTTTGACAATCAGGTCTATGGAATGGAAATAAGTAATATTCCGGAGGAGACCTACGATGACGTGGGAGGACTTGAATATCAGATAACCGAGATTAGGGAAGCTGTTGAACTTCCTCTGACAAAACCGGAAATATTTGCCAGAATCGGAATTACTCCGCCCAAAGGTGTGCTGCTGTACGGCCCTCCGGGGACCGGAAAAACCCTTCTTGCAAAGGCTGTGGCACACCATACCGAGGCAAAATTCCTGAGGGTTGTCGGTTCTGAACTGGTCCAGAAATATATCGGAGAGGGCGCAAGGCTTGTAAGGGAGCTTTTTGAACTTGCAAGAAAATCAGCACCGTCAATAATATTCATAGATGAGATAGACGCAGTAGGCGCACACAGAACAGAAGGAATAACATCAGGTGACCGGGAAGTCCAGAGAACACTCATGCAGCTCTTAGCTGACCTTGACGGCTTTGAGGCAAGAGGGGATGTCAAAATTATCGGTGCAACCAACAGGATTGACATACTTGACCCGGCACTCCTCCGTCCCGGACGTTTTGACCGGATTATTGAGATACCCCTGCCTGACTACGAAGGAAGGCTTTCAATCCTAAAAATTCATACAGACGGGATGAATATATCAAATAAACTGTCGCTTGAAAATATATCAAAACTTACAGAGGGGATGAACGGTTCAGAACTGAGAGCCATATGCACTGAAGCCGGTATGTTTGCTCTGAGAAATGAGAAGGATCATGTGGGAATGGACGATTTCATCCAGGCGACAGATAAAGTGGGAAGCGAGATAAAGAACCACATGAAGAGCACCAATGACGGAGTGATGTTTGCCTGA
- a CDS encoding TIGR04013 family B12-binding domain/radical SAM domain-containing protein has protein sequence MKINWRNIKWAGNSYAALYAACELAGYDLIPVEKPEDDITLYSLNSVNADHFSGEIRDADCITIIGGPHPSADYKKFTGIADYVVVGEAEYSLPALLKYLDPDSPAKTLPAGVAAGDSYREKDYCVIPDAYPPFTKIKGYVEISRGCPYGCAYCQTPRLFGQSIRHRSIGCIVKAASGYRDVRFISPNSLAYGSKTGTSPDYEKLEKLLSSFRKDQNVYLGTFPSEVRPEFVTEKSLELISDYCSNKKIHFGAQSGSNRMLKKIRRGHTAEDVISAVELCREFGFTPVVDYIIGLPGEEKEDQVLTLEQIKWVCRYGKVHSHYFTPLAGTPFEYKNPAPLIPDVNKTLGKLSLNGKVTGYWSESGSRFFNQEK, from the coding sequence ATGAAGATCAACTGGAGAAATATAAAATGGGCCGGAAATTCATATGCCGCACTGTATGCTGCCTGCGAACTGGCAGGTTATGATCTGATTCCGGTTGAAAAACCTGAAGATGATATAACACTGTACAGCTTAAACTCTGTAAATGCAGACCATTTTTCAGGTGAAATCCGGGATGCGGACTGCATAACCATCATCGGCGGCCCTCATCCGAGTGCTGACTATAAAAAATTCACAGGGATTGCCGATTATGTAGTTGTCGGAGAGGCAGAATACTCCCTGCCGGCACTGCTTAAGTATCTTGACCCCGACAGTCCGGCAAAAACCCTGCCGGCAGGAGTTGCAGCGGGTGACAGCTACAGGGAGAAGGATTACTGTGTAATTCCGGATGCCTACCCACCTTTTACAAAGATTAAGGGTTATGTCGAGATAAGCCGTGGCTGTCCGTATGGCTGCGCCTACTGCCAGACACCACGGCTCTTCGGGCAGAGCATCAGGCACAGGAGCATTGGCTGTATTGTTAAAGCTGCATCAGGGTACAGGGATGTCAGGTTTATCAGCCCGAACTCACTTGCGTACGGTTCAAAAACCGGCACATCACCTGACTATGAAAAACTGGAAAAACTCCTATCTTCATTCAGGAAGGACCAGAATGTCTATCTCGGAACATTCCCAAGCGAGGTGAGACCGGAATTTGTCACAGAAAAGTCTCTTGAACTTATATCGGATTACTGCTCCAATAAAAAGATCCATTTTGGCGCACAGTCGGGCAGCAACAGAATGCTTAAGAAGATAAGGAGGGGACATACTGCCGAAGATGTTATATCAGCAGTTGAACTATGCCGTGAATTTGGGTTTACTCCGGTTGTGGACTACATAATTGGCCTTCCGGGCGAAGAGAAGGAGGATCAGGTACTAACACTTGAACAGATAAAATGGGTATGCAGATACGGCAAGGTTCATTCACACTACTTCACCCCTCTTGCAGGAACGCCCTTTGAATACAAAAACCCTGCGCCTCTGATTCCGGATGTAAACAAAACACTCGGAAAACTCTCTCTCAACGGCAAAGTCACCGGGTACTGGAGTGAGAGCGGGTCAAGGTTTTTTAATCAGGAGAAATGA